The nucleotide sequence CTCGTCAAGGCGCTGATCGCACGGGCTGCGCTCTACGCGCGCCATGATCAGGTCGATCGTGCGATCGCCGACGACAGCCGCGCATTGCAGCTCGACCCCACGCTCGCCGACATCTTCAATGCACGCGGCGAGCTGTGGCTGAAAAAGGGCGACCGGCCCAAGGCGGTGCAGGACTTTGGCGCGGCGCTGAAGCTCGATCCGAACCACGACAAGGCCAAGGCCAATCACCGGGCGATCGCACGCGAGCTCGAACGGATCGGAGCGCAGATGGCGGTTGCCGGCAAGCCGAGCTTCAATTGCGTCCGCGCCCGCCGCACCGTGGAGAAGGCGATCTGCGCCAACCGCGAGCTCGCCGACCTTGATCGCGAGATCTATGCCTCGAATGCGCGCGTGTTGCGCGAAGCCCGCAATCCGGCCGAGGCCAAGGCGCTCCAGCGCGAGCAGGACGAGTTCATCGCCCGCCGCAACGCCGAGTTCGGCCGGCCGGGTTATGATTTGAAGAAGGCGATGCAGGACCGGCTGCAGCGGTTGAACGGGGCGGACGGGTATTGACGGTGGTCTTCGCCTCTCCCCGCGCGCGGGGAGAGGCCGGAACTCAAGCGGAGCTTGAATTCCGGGTGAGGGGGACTCTCCACGAATCCAACTGTCACCGTCCTTGCGGAAGCAGCCCCTCACCCCCTCCCTCTCCCCGTAAGAACGGGGAGAGGGAGGGTGGACGGCGATCCGTCCCTCACGACCGGTTGCGGCTTGAACCCAATTCCTGCCCGCCGCGACAATGGTGAAAACCGGATGTCACGGAGCCTTTTCATGTGTGGCGCGCATTCCTTCGCGCAAATACCCTCGTTTGCCAAATGCCCGCTGCGCGCTTGCTTCGGCGCTGCGATGAGCCTTTTCGTTGCGCTCGGCCCTGCTGCCGCGGGTGATGCGTCCGGCGCCGACTGTGTACTCGGCAGCCAAGCCGCACCGGCCGAGCTGATCGCGGCTTGCAGCGCCATCATCGACCAGAACACAAATCCAAGTGCCGACCGTGCCGCGGCGCTCATCGTTCGTGCCGACGCCAATGCACAAAGCTCCGGCGGCCAGACCGCAGCACTGCGGGATCTCGACCGCGCCATCGCGCTCGACGCCAGGAACGCCCGCGCCTGGCGTGCGCGCGGCGATCTCTTGCGCCACGCCGGCGGCGATCTCAACCGCGCCGCCGCCGACCTCAGCAAGGCAATCGAGCTCGATTCGCAGGATGCCGAAGCCTATGAGCTCCGCGGCGTCGTCTACACCAACCAGCGTCGGCTCGACCGCGCGCTCGCCGACTACGACCAGGCGATCAAGCTGAAGCCGGACTATGCGCAGGCCTGGTCCGACCGCGGCGTGACCTTTTATCTCGGCGGCGACAACGAGAAGGCGATCCGGGATTTCGACGAGGCGCTGCGGTTGGAT is from Bradyrhizobium sp. ISRA430 and encodes:
- a CDS encoding tetratricopeptide repeat protein; translated protein: MSALIRWCGVAAVLGALSLGMAHAATGGEPVAVTPVDIAPCLAAAAADDMDKAASACTEVIDNEKTAKPDLVKALIARAALYARHDQVDRAIADDSRALQLDPTLADIFNARGELWLKKGDRPKAVQDFGAALKLDPNHDKAKANHRAIARELERIGAQMAVAGKPSFNCVRARRTVEKAICANRELADLDREIYASNARVLREARNPAEAKALQREQDEFIARRNAEFGRPGYDLKKAMQDRLQRLNGADGY